The Hippoglossus hippoglossus isolate fHipHip1 chromosome 16, fHipHip1.pri, whole genome shotgun sequence genomic sequence GAGACTGGCAGGCAGCTGTTTTGGGGAGACCACATCTTGGACGACGTACTGGTTGATCCCACCAGTATTCACCAGGTCTCCTGTGCACACAGGCACAAAGAAGTCCCACGACATgtctgcagaaaaacacaaagaaacattgGTTTAGGTCACATTGACTAAACCGGCATTGCAGTGAATGTAAGTTTACTGGTAGAACTACAATCTGACTACATCTTTGATAATATTTAAAAACGTCCTAATAAGTAACGCTGTTCACTATGATTGAGTTCCAAGGGGGGGCTCTGTAGGTCTGTCAAGTTATACCTAAGTCCTTTAAGAAGTATTGGACAGTTTCAATACAATAAATATTCTTTTCTTACAATCATGTACTTAAGTATGATGGGAAATCAGTAGGGACGATGGTCTACAAGAGCTTTCGCCCAAAACATTAACTTCAGAATACGGTTAATTTATTCAATGGAACCGTGACCCATATCAGACACGGTGGAACAAACCGCCCACAACCAAATACATATCTTAACTACCTACAGCAGCCAAGATTCATTTAATACTTTTGAACATCAGTTTCTGTTCAATACAATTTCAACAATTCTTAAGAGTTTTCACGAATCTTTCAATCAGCCAAACTCTACgactttgttgttgtgagtcAAGCTAGCCATTCAAGCTAGCAGGTAAAGTTAGCGGGCTAACTAACTTCACGCTAGCTAGACTCTTTCGCCGTTAACATCATTGTTTAGCAAAAACGGCTGTAGCTAAGGGAAGCTAACGACTTGTTTACGAACTTTAAGACTGTAACGCTCACCGGTAACGCCTGTAGTCCTGACAGCCACAACGTCGGCCTGTGAAGCCTGAGGGGGAAGCTGCTTCTTCCACCGTCTGCAAACGGTCTGATTCAAAATGATCCAAACATCGCGCCAAAGCCACGGCGCGGTGACGTCACATATATGCGCCCGAGACACGAGTGGGTTTGACTCAACAGTGCCCCTTAATGGAGCGCCAACCAAACTACAGCACCAACTGCCACATGAAAGGTCTGTGGAGATTCTCAGTCACCCAGGTCCTGGTATTTACATGTGCAATCACTCTACATGTTTATATTAGTTCCATTCATTCATAAATGTCACTATTCCTTACACTAAAGTATTGCAAGTTACTCATCACTAACCGATGCCTATTTGGACTCTTGatgctgtaatactgcaaatctccccattgtgggactgaTGAAGGATTATGTCTgtggagattctcagtcatccaggtcatggtatatccaggagctaaaaaaaaagcaacaggtcaactggacttggtaGAGTTACAGGATTTTCTTATCCCatcatccaagaggcttcttcaggACTAACTGGCTGCTGGGAGTCCCAGGTATTTAAGTTGTGGGGTTGTTATGAGTCTGTGAGGCTGGACCCACTCTGTCGTTGGGAGGCGTGGACCCACCCGCCCCCCCTTTGAGTCTTGTGTCCTACGGTGTGAATTGTAGTGAAACTTCCTGGGGATGGAAATTGAGACTATATTCTATGTGGCTGATAGGTggacctcctcctctgttcagagATAGCttccttcactcctctttcaAACCATCGGTCAACGACCCACAACAACAGGGTGGGTCCAGCCTCTCAGGTAACCTCTACGACTCCTAACGACCCTACAGATTGGGACTCCgtcagttagaactgaagaagcctcttggatgagcAGTaaaacgtcttcaagaaactcaaccaagtccaggTTTGTAGCACTTGAATGTGCcagataaaaactaaatgcagcttgatgaaaaaacggacacacaggaagacacagGCAGGGTTTTTTGAGGTAGTAGCTGTATTCAAATGATTGAGAACACAATCACCCTCTCGGCCCTGTACCAATGTTTCAGCTACAAATGACAATACTTTACACGAAATATGTTTCTTTCTATACGGCACTCATCAAATgttagaaatgaaatgattaaactCACTACCACAGATGACTAATACTGTCAGGATGCagcatttgtcttcattttccATTGCCTGCTTGTTACACTTCAAAAAGTAATACTACTTTCCCAAGGCTAAGCATAAAAAACTAACCATacaacaaagcaaagaaaaaaaaaatccatggccGCCAAACCATTCTCAGAGAAAATACCCTAAATTTTGTAGtcatacatgtaaatacagtataGAGTATCATGGAAACTGATAAACCATCAGGGGCATTTGTAGTGTTCATTTTTCACtcataaaagaaaaattaaaaaataaaatacacaataagaGCACCaaaagtaacacaaaaaaaaaaaaaaaattcggAATTATTTTTGAACagttacaaaaaaatatttaaatatcattgTAACCACTTGGCTCCTTCACAAACTGCATCAGACCAAGGCAAATTACACACTGtaaaccaaaagaaaaagcacCAAATGTTAAAGAATATGAGAAAGAAGAAGTCTGAGTAAGTAATGAAGAAATGCTCTTCTCAATTTCCATCTGATTCGTGTCCACACCTTTGTTTCAGGACAGcgaagtgtttttattttctctttctgtcttggGAGCATCTTGGACAATACCTGCATAGCATGAATGAAAAAAGACGCATAAGTAGTTATGGTGATTGGCTTGAATGAGCAGCAATTCACACATTGACAATAGGGACAATACATTGCAGTTTTAGTTTAGGCTCGTACCATTTTCCTCTTGGTTTGGTTGTCAGGCCCACACATGCAAAATGGAACCATTCAATGGAGCACTggagaaaagataaaaacagacaaagcaCTGTTACATGTTGTGCAAATGGAGCACACGggagagacaaaacaaaatgatgaaaaacaaaatcaatcttATCACAGGGAAACATCACAATATGTGtagtgtgttgttttctttatgtcatTTGTGATCTTATCtactgaggaagaagagcaggacTTTTACTGTATGTACAATAAGTGATTACTGTCATTTAGCATGATTACAAATTATGTTTATTGTAATGAATTGTAGTTTTGATTGTGTCAATGTCAAAGAAGTAAACTGACCTTTGTaaattatatttgatatttaaataaaaacacacaaataaaatcacaaGCTCTTTGGGTGGGCAGTTAAAGGTCACATGGAATTAAgtaatatattttctgtttgttagtGTTTTTggtaaatcattttaataaatgttacTGATGGATAATATTTTTGGGAATATTTCAAATTTCCATCAAATAAAATAGGATTATAGACTTCTAAGCAATGCATCTGAccagaagaaggaaaaacaaacacagaattaTCAAGGCACAAAACTCCACAGAAAATCATAGACTCTTATGATGTATTAGGATGATCATTGTAATTATAATTGTTTCTAATTCACAATTGTCATTTTTCCTTTTATGACacaagaaatgtgttttgagcTCTCAGcacctttctcctcttttattccatttatcCAGATTTCCTTTCCATATTTCTACAGTGTTTATTCAAAACTTGACCATCTTCAGTAACATCTTTCACTTCTATCAGAGGCCTGAGCGTAACAGGATTAAACACTAGTCACTCTCTACCTTATCTGTCAGTGACACAGTATTTATCCACAAAAGACTTTGGGGtctttgtaaaaataaagaCTAATTTCAGTTTCCTTTGGCaattattttttacttaaaacaTTATCGAATCAAATTCTTCACATGATGAAACTTCATCCAGAAATAcctttttacacaaaaacatgctCAGAGATTTGGGAAATATAACACAAAGGCCTCTGCACATGTGAACTGAGACAAAAGGAAAACTCACATCAGTGTTGTCACAGCCAATCATCTCGCCATAAGAGACCTGATGGCACAGACAGTAGGTGGGCTCATTGGGGTCCACCGGCATGTCCAGCACATCAGATGGATGCACATTCCCGAAGTTGGAGGCAGGGCTGTTGAATTCCCCTCTGATGATGGACCAAACATATTTCAATTAGAAAACAATCATGAAGCTATGAATTATTAACttcaaaagcaaacacaacTCCATCACAAGCTGGAAATCAGATGCACAACGTACGGCTGAAGGAGTTTGACTTTCTTCTGTGCAGTCTTGGGACTACTGTCTTCATCTGAACTCTTCACTTTAGACCTTGTCTTAGCCatcttcttttccttctgtcttgTCTCACCTGGATTGACACAAACTTCAAAGTACACATACAACAGAGAATggattaaaaacatgtcacgttatcataaaaaaaaaaaaaaaaggacataaTCAAAATGCATATGCACCTTTTTTCCCCTTACTGGAGGTGGAATCATAGTCTGTGCTCTCAATCTGCTTTTCCTTCAGGTCAGCCTCAAACCGCGCCAGATCTGTGTCAAGGCGTCTGATGTGTTTGTCAACctgaaaaatacacaacttCAGCAGACTGATTGTGGTACATACatcatttacattcatattgCCCTTGTTATTATTCTACTTGTATCACCAACAAATGTGCACAAAGCAATGAGTTTATCTGTGAGGATACTAACCATTTCATACGTCTGCATGGCCAGTTGCACCTTATCATCTCCGAACTCCTTGCATTTACTGTAAGACTGTTGAATCTGCCTCAGTATGGACAGCTTTTGCTCAGAGGAAAGAGTCCGAGCATTGGCTGTGTATTCCTTGGCCAGAGAGTCTATCTGTCCTTTGAGATCTAAAAAGATACAAGGAGGAAAACTTTAAAAACCACATACACATGTGATATCACTGTTAACAATTAACACTATCAGCTATAAATATCCCAGGTAGATCATTGCAAGTCTCTTTTCACCTGCCTCAGCGAGTCGGCCCTGGATCGTTTACAAATGGTCCAGAATGCTGCTGCAAGGCTGTTGACCAGGTCCAGCAGGATGGGTCATATCACGCCCATTTTATCATCTTTACACTGGCCTCCTATTAAGTTCAGGATTCATTTTAAGGTTCTGGTTTTCACATATAGAGCTCTGCATGGTCAGgctctatatttatttttaacagggtttttttcttttgtgaagcactttgtgactgtTTTGTGAAAAGTGCAATATTAAATACactatttatttaattacttACTATAAGACAGTTAAAGTGACAGAATGTTTAAATTATTGGGGgaaatgttttccttgtttAACAAGCAtggataattattttatttatgccTATAAATAGCACATGTTgagcaataaagaaaataacaaagatAACTGGCAAATCATTTTGTGAACTCACAACTTATAATGCTAAACTGGCAAAGGTTGATTACGACCTCAGGTTTACTCTTGATAACAGGTTTACAAATCATTGGGATGTGTCATGTACTAGTATTTTAATATTGATCAGGGGTTCACAAACTATTAGGCTTGAAAACATCTAATGTTTAACAAATGTAAGTTTCAAACACCCCATCAATCTGTTCATAACAGTCCTTGTAGATGAACATGTGGATGTATTTGATTGTTATACAGAAGACACTGTGATGTCCAAGGCAGATTTACCACTGGGAAAAggaaaagtattaaaataaatgtaatatttagcACAAACACTTTCATATCCCTTTATTCATCTAGTGACTGAGACTCAACTTGGGATCCTCTGAAGGACCCTGACCCCTTGATTGGGAATGAATTGACCATCATGTTATAAGATAAGACAAAGACGTGCATGTAACAGGTTTGTTTTCCAAACTGTTGGTCAGATAACTTGTGTTTAGCTGGTTCGACATCCACACGTATTTCTTTGTCTCACCCTCTGTGCGTTGATCTAGGTCCCTCATCAGGTTGaagtttctctgcagctcaaacGGGAGGTTTTCTATGCCTGGAGAAGTGAAATAGAGCAAAAGCAGAGATCGATCTCAATTTCACAGAGATCAACGTGAAACAACAGCGGAAACAGGATGGCTACATTTCAACTGGTGATAGGGTTACCGTTAACCTTAGCTTTTAAACTAGCTGGTCGGTACTGGCAGTTGACTCAGGCCACACAGACAAATGTGCTCGAGTAAAGAACTAACGCTAAGTCGAAACAGTGAgtacaatatgtgtgtgtgtgctgctcggCGTCAGACAGCATCCTTTCTTAGCTACAGTGCGACGCGTTATTCCAGCAAATAGACTGAGCCTCAACCCGCCGACCGCGAGGAAACGGCCACAGCGTTTTTTCCCCAGTGGCGGGTTGACAAAGAGCAACAACCCTGAACGAAACACAGCACGTAGGGAAAGGAAGAAGGTCGAAATGTGTTTCTAGTGTGTTTAAATCACGATAAAACGGCTTACTGTCCAAATAATGCTCCAAATACATCCCCGCCGCCATcttggaaaatgtaaacaccGCAGCTTCCTGTCCGGGATGGAGCGACGTGATTGGCTGATCGCGCTGTCTCTACAAAAACTTTACAATTCACATCCAAACTAATTTttggtgttattttatttttgatatacatttattttattcaatatgaTGATATGGGCTCAACAGTAAATCTACtttgtataatttaatacaactttaaaatatatacatttaaaatttaaaatgtgtaattaagattcaatatttgtatttatcagATATATCAAATACATCCTGACTAATTTTAATGAACTTCTTGGACGAATTAGGTTATAGTCAGCTGCAGTTAAATTCTAATATCTTATAAATATCTTGTAAATTTCCCTTTTACATTATGACAGTGTGACTTGTCTGATTCAAGATACTTTCAATGAAGTTCCATCCTGACTCGTCGTATTTTCAATTTAAGTTGGTACTGGTCAGATTTACAGTATAATTACCTGAAACTAGAGTTGGAACTGATCAACCCAAAACTGACAAGTCAAAATACATTAGAAGAAGTTGTGTGCGTCTTCGACAGGGACCTGTCAACAGtccttcaaatgtaaaacaaaatttaaattcactagatgctgattttattttgatctaCACCAAatcaaacactcataaatatcagtctccttaACAGGCttaattttattttcaccaagatccattaattattgtttgaaaagacaaatgtcaaaaacat encodes the following:
- the ing4 gene encoding inhibitor of growth protein 4, with amino-acid sequence MAAGMYLEHYLDSIENLPFELQRNFNLMRDLDQRTEDLKGQIDSLAKEYTANARTLSSEQKLSILRQIQQSYSKCKEFGDDKVQLAMQTYEMVDKHIRRLDTDLARFEADLKEKQIESTDYDSTSSKGKKVCVNPGETRQKEKKMAKTRSKVKSSDEDSSPKTAQKKVKLLQPGEFNSPASNFGNVHPSDVLDMPVDPNEPTYCLCHQVSYGEMIGCDNTDCSIEWFHFACVGLTTKPRGKWYCPRCSQDRKRK